One Cellulomonas sp. WB94 genomic window, GCCGGGATGAGCACGCAACCCGGCGTCCAGGTCCTCAACGTCGAGCACACGACCGACGCGATCCCCGTACTCGACGGCCGAGCGAACCCGGACACGCGCGACCGGACGACCGTCCGGCGGGACCTGTCGGTCGCCGACGACCCGGCCGATCGCGTCGCTCGGCACTCGCTCCTCGAGTCTCACGACGTCAAGCTCTACGGCCGCACCCTCGACCTGGTCGACGCCGCAGCGGACCACGACGCGTCGATCGACGCGTGGGAGGAGTCGGTCGGGTCGACCGTGTTCGGCCCGCAGGGCACGACCGCCGTCGTGACCCGGTACGCGGGGATCGCCGGCGTCGAGGTCCCGACCCTCTCGCCCGCGAGCCGGTGAACGGGGGCGCGGGAGCCAGTGGCGGCCGAGAGGTCAGCGCTTGCGGCCGCCCGGCAGCGCGACGCTGAGGACGAAGCTGACGATCGAGATGATGAGTGCCCCGAGCACCGCGGTGCCGAAGGTGTCGATCCGCAGGCCCCAGTCGGTGTGGCCCGTGATCCACGCGGTCAGCATGAGCATGAGCGCGTTGACCACGAGCGTGAACAGCCCGAGCGTGAGGATGTACAGCGGGAGCGACAGGAGCTTCACGAGCGGCTTCACGATCGCGTTGACCAGACCGAAGATCAGCGCGATCAGCGCGATGATGCCGATCTTCTGGCCGGTCGAGTCGGCGCCGACGATCTGCAGACCCGACAGGAGGACGGTCGCGAGCCAGATCGCGACGCCGTTGATGATGACTCGCATGAGGAAGCCCATGTGCTGATCCTGCCAGTCGCAGCCCGGGCTCACCTGGGGAATCGTCGGGCGATGGCATGCTGGTCGGGTGACCCAGGTACCCCTCCGGCCGGCTGTCGCTGCTCTCCCCGCGTACGTCCCGGGTGGTCGGTCCCCGGTCGGTGCGGCGGCGTTCAAGCTGTCCTCGAACGAGAACCCGTTCCCACCGCTGCCGTCGGTCGTCGCCGCGATCATCGACGGTGCGATGGACGTCAACCGCTACCCCGACATGTACGCGACCGAGCTGACCGAGGCGATCGCGAGCCGGTGGGGCGTGCCGGCCGCGAGCCTCGTCGTGGGCAACGGCTCGATCGCCGTGCTCGGGCACGTGCTGGCCGCGGTCGTCGATGCGGGCGACGAGGTCGTGTACCCGTGGCGCTCGTTCGACGCGTACCCGATCGCGGTCGCCGTCGCGGGCGGCATCGGGGTGCCGGTGCCCGTGACCGACGACGGCCGGCTCGACCTGGTTGCCATGGCCGCTGCGGTCACGCCGCGGACCCGGGTGGTCCTCGTGTGCACCCCGAACAACCCGACCGGACCGGCGGTGCACGCCGACGAGCTGTCCGACTTCCTCGCTGCGGTCCCACGGGACGTGCTCGTGGTGCTCGACGAGGCCTACGTCGAGTTCGTCCGGGACCCGCTGGCTGCCGACGCGCTCGCGGTGTTCGCGGGCCAGCCGAACGTCGTCGTGCTGCGGACGTTCTCCAAGGCGTACGGGCTCGCGGGACTGCGCGTCGGCTTCGCGATCGCCCGCCCGCGCCTCGCCTCGGGGATCCGCGCGACCTCGACACCGTTCGGGGTCTCGCACGTCGCGCAGCTCGCGGCCATCGCCTCGCTGCGCGCGGCCGACGAGCTGCTGGCGCGGGTCGACGCGATCGTGGCCGAGCGTGGCCGGATGCTCGCCGGCCTGCGGGGGCAGGGCTGGTCGGTGCCGGACAGCCAGGCCAACTTCGTGTGGCTGCCCCTCGGCGACCGGGCGGTGTCGTTCGCCACCGCGGCGACCGAGGCCGGCGTCATCGTGCGACCGTTCGCGGGCGACGGCGTGCGCGTGAGCGTGGGGGAGACCGAGGCGACCGACGTGCTGCTCGAGTTCGCGGCGACGTTCCGGCACTGA contains:
- a CDS encoding phage holin family protein — its product is MGFLMRVIINGVAIWLATVLLSGLQIVGADSTGQKIGIIALIALIFGLVNAIVKPLVKLLSLPLYILTLGLFTLVVNALMLMLTAWITGHTDWGLRIDTFGTAVLGALIISIVSFVLSVALPGGRKR
- the hisC gene encoding histidinol-phosphate transaminase, giving the protein MTQVPLRPAVAALPAYVPGGRSPVGAAAFKLSSNENPFPPLPSVVAAIIDGAMDVNRYPDMYATELTEAIASRWGVPAASLVVGNGSIAVLGHVLAAVVDAGDEVVYPWRSFDAYPIAVAVAGGIGVPVPVTDDGRLDLVAMAAAVTPRTRVVLVCTPNNPTGPAVHADELSDFLAAVPRDVLVVLDEAYVEFVRDPLAADALAVFAGQPNVVVLRTFSKAYGLAGLRVGFAIARPRLASGIRATSTPFGVSHVAQLAAIASLRAADELLARVDAIVAERGRMLAGLRGQGWSVPDSQANFVWLPLGDRAVSFATAATEAGVIVRPFAGDGVRVSVGETEATDVLLEFAATFRH